From a region of the Rhodococcus sp. 4CII genome:
- a CDS encoding fatty acid--CoA ligase — translation MRSTMNDGPLSLARLLRYATTAHSAAVVSTWTGGGCRRRTLGELAPRMAQLANALQGLGVGRSDRVATFMWNNSEHLEVYAAVPAMGAVVHPLNIRLSPSQVGFVANHAEDRVVIVDASLLTAFGQALPMMTTVRHVVVVGAPAESFQAPAHVAVHDYEELLADRSETYCWPDIDERSAAAMCYTSGTTGDPKGVVYSHRSLYLHALHVTTSMGMGLSARDTCLVIVPMFHVNAWSLPYASMLSGASLLMPDRFLQPEPLLAMLAAERPTIAAAVPAIYTAILQTLARTPQDLTHLQRVFVGGSAAPLSLLQTYEDELGVTMIQGWGMTETSAVSATAALPAGHSGDDPWAYRATQGQFASLVDYRLKNDAGDVVANDGVSLGELQVRGPWVTAAYYARDDVERERYAGSFDGDWLRTGDVGRVSPDGYLTLVDRAKDVIKSGGEWISSVELENDLMAHPDVAEAAVFGIPDQKWDERPCAVVVLEEGVERDPKVLRDHLSGNLPKWQLPDSWVYIDEVPKTSVGKFDKKRLRQQFVDGHLEVLSSE, via the coding sequence ATGCGCAGCACAATGAATGACGGACCGCTATCGCTCGCACGCTTGCTGCGCTATGCCACCACCGCGCACAGCGCAGCAGTAGTGTCGACCTGGACCGGCGGCGGCTGTCGGCGCCGAACCCTCGGCGAGCTGGCTCCCCGAATGGCGCAGTTGGCGAACGCGTTACAGGGCCTCGGCGTGGGACGGTCGGATCGAGTGGCCACTTTCATGTGGAACAACAGCGAGCACCTCGAAGTGTATGCTGCGGTGCCTGCGATGGGTGCGGTGGTGCATCCGCTGAACATCCGGCTCTCGCCCAGTCAAGTGGGCTTCGTGGCAAACCATGCCGAAGATCGGGTTGTGATCGTCGATGCTTCGCTGTTGACCGCGTTCGGACAGGCGTTGCCGATGATGACGACGGTGCGGCACGTCGTCGTGGTGGGCGCGCCCGCCGAGAGTTTCCAGGCGCCCGCGCACGTCGCGGTGCATGATTACGAGGAGCTGCTCGCAGACCGATCGGAGACCTACTGCTGGCCGGATATCGACGAACGATCGGCTGCCGCCATGTGTTACACCTCCGGGACCACCGGAGATCCGAAGGGTGTTGTCTACTCGCATCGTTCGCTCTACCTGCACGCGCTGCACGTCACCACGTCCATGGGCATGGGATTGAGCGCCCGGGACACCTGCCTGGTCATCGTGCCCATGTTCCACGTCAACGCCTGGAGCTTGCCGTATGCGTCGATGCTCTCCGGCGCGTCGCTACTCATGCCCGATCGCTTCCTGCAACCGGAGCCGCTGCTGGCGATGCTGGCGGCCGAACGCCCGACCATCGCCGCGGCCGTGCCGGCGATCTATACCGCCATACTGCAGACCCTCGCGCGTACGCCGCAGGACCTCACACACCTGCAGCGGGTCTTCGTCGGTGGATCGGCGGCACCGTTGTCGTTGCTGCAAACCTACGAGGACGAGCTCGGTGTCACGATGATCCAGGGGTGGGGCATGACCGAGACATCGGCGGTCTCTGCCACCGCGGCACTGCCCGCGGGTCACTCCGGTGACGATCCGTGGGCGTATCGCGCGACGCAGGGCCAGTTCGCGTCGCTGGTCGACTACCGGCTGAAGAACGATGCCGGTGACGTTGTCGCCAACGACGGTGTTTCACTGGGTGAGCTTCAGGTGCGGGGTCCGTGGGTCACGGCGGCGTACTACGCGCGCGATGACGTCGAGCGGGAGCGGTACGCCGGGAGTTTCGACGGTGATTGGCTGCGGACCGGCGACGTCGGCCGGGTGTCGCCGGACGGGTATCTGACTCTGGTGGATCGCGCCAAAGACGTCATCAAGTCCGGCGGGGAATGGATCTCGTCGGTCGAGCTGGAAAACGACCTGATGGCACATCCGGATGTCGCAGAGGCGGCCGTGTTCGGTATCCCCGATCAGAAGTGGGACGAAAGGCCATGTGCGGTGGTCGTCCTCGAGGAGGGTGTGGAACGCGATCCGAAGGTGCTCCGCGACCATCTGAGTGGGAATCTACCCAAATGGCAGTTGCCCGACAGCTGGGTCTACATCGACGAAGTGCCGAAGACCAGTGTGGGCAAGTTCGACAAGAAGCGGCTTCGGCAGCAGTTCGTCGACGGCCACCTCGAGGTCCTCAGTTCCGAGTAG
- a CDS encoding TetR/AcrR family transcriptional regulator, whose protein sequence is MEQPTRPGFATRRRTQLFDALVDLFLDEGFAHLTLDEIANRLRCSKSTLYTLAGSKEQLVRAATVHFFRRATDDVESRIEPITGARERITAYLSAVGNALAAASDQFMADLDAFPPAREVYERNTRFAAARVQELITEGVAGGDFRDVHAAFAADLAATMMVRIQQRGVRDSTGLDDAHAYAELAAILTGGISA, encoded by the coding sequence ATGGAGCAGCCCACCCGACCCGGTTTCGCCACCCGACGGCGCACCCAGCTCTTCGACGCCCTCGTCGACCTCTTCCTGGACGAGGGGTTCGCGCACCTGACCCTCGACGAGATTGCGAACCGGCTGCGCTGCTCGAAGTCGACGCTGTACACGCTCGCCGGCAGCAAGGAACAGCTGGTCCGGGCCGCCACGGTGCACTTCTTCCGCCGCGCGACCGACGACGTCGAGTCGCGCATCGAGCCGATCACCGGGGCCCGCGAGCGGATCACCGCCTACCTGTCGGCCGTCGGCAATGCCCTCGCGGCCGCATCCGACCAGTTCATGGCCGACCTCGACGCCTTCCCGCCGGCGCGGGAGGTGTACGAACGGAACACGCGGTTCGCGGCGGCGCGGGTGCAGGAGCTCATCACCGAGGGTGTCGCCGGCGGGGACTTCCGCGACGTGCATGCCGCGTTCGCCGCCGACCTCGCCGCCACCATGATGGTGCGCATCCAGCAACGCGGGGTCCGCGACAGCACCGGACTCGACGACGCGCACGCGTACGCCGAACTCGCCGCCATTCTCACGGGCGGCATCAGCGCCTGA
- a CDS encoding FAD-binding oxidoreductase has product MLIDALLASLPADRVVQDPDVVAKYQHDEAEWAPYSAPLAVVRPRTAEEVQAVVRACLDHDTAIVTRGAGTGLSGGANATDGCIVLALEGMSAIKEIDQLERYAVVEPGVVNDDLRTACAEYGLWYPPDPASSPWSTIGGNVATNAGGLCCVKYGVTRDYVLGMQIVTGTGELVRLGRRTAKGVAGYDLAGLLVGSEGTLGVITEITVKLRPLQDPQRTVAGYFDSIVDAGRAVSAVAAAGLTPSALELVDKQCLVAVDAWKKMGLSVEANVVLLGRVDTAGVVGDQEAEKMLSCFAEAGATWSAVSTDQEEADALFAARRLAYPAMERLGPVLTEDVCVPKRAVPEMLARIERIGIAHGTTIANIAHAGDGNLHPLLITPRDDEAARARAQVAFAEIIDAALELGGTVTGEHGVGLLKMDGLSRELDPVVLEMHRSVKNALDPHGILNPGKIFS; this is encoded by the coding sequence ATGTTGATCGATGCACTGTTGGCATCCCTCCCGGCGGATCGCGTGGTCCAAGACCCCGACGTCGTCGCGAAATATCAGCACGACGAAGCCGAGTGGGCGCCGTACTCCGCCCCGCTCGCCGTCGTCAGGCCGCGTACCGCCGAAGAGGTCCAGGCCGTGGTGCGCGCGTGCCTCGACCACGACACCGCGATCGTGACCCGGGGTGCCGGAACGGGCCTGTCCGGCGGGGCGAACGCGACCGACGGCTGCATCGTCCTCGCGCTCGAGGGCATGAGCGCGATCAAGGAGATCGATCAGCTCGAGCGGTACGCCGTGGTCGAGCCGGGTGTGGTGAACGACGATCTCCGCACCGCGTGCGCCGAGTACGGACTCTGGTATCCGCCGGACCCGGCCAGTTCGCCGTGGTCCACGATCGGCGGGAACGTCGCCACCAACGCGGGCGGTCTGTGCTGCGTCAAGTACGGCGTCACCCGCGACTACGTCCTCGGCATGCAGATCGTCACCGGCACCGGTGAACTCGTGCGCCTCGGACGCAGAACCGCCAAGGGAGTGGCCGGCTACGATCTGGCGGGCCTCCTCGTCGGTTCCGAGGGAACGCTCGGCGTCATCACCGAGATCACCGTCAAATTGCGCCCGCTCCAGGACCCCCAGCGCACGGTCGCCGGATACTTCGACTCCATCGTCGACGCAGGTCGGGCCGTCAGCGCGGTGGCTGCGGCGGGGCTCACGCCGTCGGCGCTCGAGTTGGTGGACAAGCAATGCCTGGTCGCCGTCGACGCCTGGAAGAAGATGGGGCTGTCGGTGGAGGCGAACGTCGTGCTCCTCGGTCGAGTCGACACGGCTGGGGTGGTCGGCGATCAGGAAGCGGAGAAGATGCTGTCGTGCTTCGCCGAAGCCGGGGCGACGTGGTCTGCCGTCTCCACCGACCAGGAGGAGGCGGACGCACTGTTCGCGGCACGCCGTCTGGCCTACCCCGCGATGGAGCGGCTCGGTCCGGTACTCACCGAAGACGTGTGCGTCCCGAAACGGGCTGTCCCCGAGATGCTTGCACGCATCGAACGCATCGGCATCGCCCATGGAACCACCATCGCCAACATCGCCCACGCCGGTGACGGAAACCTACACCCGCTGCTCATCACCCCCCGCGACGACGAGGCAGCCCGCGCCCGGGCGCAGGTCGCCTTCGCGGAGATCATCGACGCCGCACTGGAACTGGGCGGCACCGTCACCGGCGAACACGGAGTCGGTCTCCTGAAGATGGACGGCCTGTCCCGGGAACTCGATCCGGTGGTGCTGGAGATGCATCGATCGGTGAAGAACGCCCTCGACCCGCACGGAATTCTGAACCCCGGCAAGATCTTCTCGTAA
- a CDS encoding phytanoyl-CoA dioxygenase family protein codes for MKEQFRPHIFEGAIVAGLTTLEASAPLDDVIAHIERDGGVIIRDYFDGETLKEARAETDAALETAAWGQDDFSGQRTKRLYGVFKHATYAATAARHPIYNGVAAHYLERTRPILLGEDQVEMVPNYQIGVTSIIDIHPGEGAQPLHRDDSVWQWRHHDGYNQARVQLMVAITDFTAENGGTMVVPGSHRWDDTRAPKIGEALPTEMAAGSALIWVGGTYHGGGTNNSDSNRIGFTMGLDLGFLRQEENAFLTYPPEIARTFDEDIQKLLGYSTCPPSTGFVGHEGMMADPIFLLKEGADAK; via the coding sequence ATGAAAGAACAATTCCGTCCGCACATCTTTGAAGGAGCCATCGTGGCAGGTTTGACCACCCTGGAGGCAAGCGCCCCCCTGGACGACGTGATCGCGCACATCGAGCGTGACGGCGGCGTTATCATCCGCGACTATTTCGACGGCGAAACACTGAAGGAAGCCCGAGCGGAGACCGATGCCGCGCTGGAGACAGCGGCCTGGGGCCAGGACGACTTCTCCGGACAACGGACCAAGCGTCTGTATGGCGTTTTCAAGCACGCCACGTATGCCGCTACGGCCGCACGTCACCCGATCTACAACGGCGTAGCGGCGCACTACCTGGAGCGCACCCGGCCGATCCTGCTGGGTGAAGATCAGGTCGAGATGGTGCCGAACTACCAGATCGGGGTCACCTCGATCATTGATATCCACCCCGGCGAGGGCGCGCAGCCGCTGCATCGGGATGACAGTGTGTGGCAATGGCGCCACCACGACGGGTACAACCAGGCCCGCGTCCAGTTGATGGTCGCCATCACCGATTTCACCGCAGAAAACGGAGGAACGATGGTGGTTCCGGGCAGTCACAGGTGGGACGACACCCGGGCGCCGAAGATCGGCGAGGCCCTGCCGACGGAGATGGCCGCGGGATCGGCGTTGATCTGGGTGGGCGGTACCTATCATGGCGGCGGCACCAACAACTCCGACAGCAACCGGATCGGATTCACCATGGGCTTGGATCTCGGATTTCTGCGTCAGGAAGAGAACGCCTTCCTTACCTACCCGCCGGAGATTGCCAGGACGTTCGACGAGGACATTCAGAAGCTGCTGGGCTACTCGACCTGCCCACCCAGTACCGGATTCGTGGGCCACGAGGGCATGATGGCCGACCCGATCTTCTTGCTGAAGGAAGGCGCCGATGCCAAGTAG
- a CDS encoding NAD(P)-dependent oxidoreductase codes for MDVTNQLDVAVIGCGNMGSAIARVALAKQYSVAVWNRSPERAMRLVDAGATVLTEVRSAFENADLTIVCVSTTDDVRALLTQIDPARVAGTILNLTSGLPDEANELAAWTAEHGVPYLDGAILCFPEQIGSAEARILVAGPEQLWTAHSDIVRGLAGGALHVGTVHGAANVMDAGLVGAFYMSSMVAFIEAARYMGNAGVSTDALRSLLPHTLDQFSEEIHDILNRLDTGTFATERATLTVYQEAVRPSSTPWHRTDRPT; via the coding sequence ATGGATGTGACGAATCAACTCGATGTGGCCGTGATCGGTTGCGGAAACATGGGGTCCGCGATAGCCCGGGTTGCGCTCGCGAAGCAGTATTCGGTCGCAGTATGGAATCGCAGCCCGGAGCGCGCCATGCGACTGGTCGATGCAGGCGCCACCGTCCTCACCGAAGTCAGGTCGGCGTTCGAGAACGCCGACCTGACCATCGTCTGTGTCAGCACGACCGACGACGTCCGCGCCCTGCTCACACAGATCGACCCCGCCCGGGTCGCCGGCACGATCTTGAATCTGACGAGCGGCTTACCCGACGAGGCCAACGAACTCGCGGCGTGGACGGCCGAACACGGCGTGCCGTATCTGGACGGCGCAATCCTCTGCTTCCCCGAGCAGATCGGCAGCGCCGAGGCCCGTATCCTGGTCGCCGGCCCCGAGCAACTCTGGACGGCGCACAGCGACATCGTTCGGGGGCTGGCCGGAGGGGCACTGCATGTCGGCACCGTCCACGGCGCCGCCAACGTCATGGACGCCGGCTTGGTCGGCGCCTTCTACATGTCCAGCATGGTGGCGTTCATCGAGGCGGCCCGGTACATGGGCAACGCCGGTGTCAGCACCGACGCGCTCCGGTCCCTACTGCCACACACCCTCGATCAGTTCTCCGAGGAGATCCACGACATCCTGAACCGCTTGGACACCGGCACTTTCGCCACCGAGCGGGCGACACTCACCGTCTACCAGGAGGCGGTCAGACCTTCCTCGACACCATGGCACCGCACGGACCGGCCAACATGA
- a CDS encoding dihydrodipicolinate reductase produces MRTVSVVLVGLGSVGVDVGRTLSRREDCAVVGALDIQPALHGRGVGELLGVGSSRGVVVGSIDALPKADVAFVATTSFVEPIEPLVTDLLSHGYNVVSICEELGYPAHAHPEFSARVDEVARANGRSVVGTGCNPGMLMDTLPLLLSSLTQRVESVQIERATQMVHYGHILGKFGIGLTELEFVQAQDEGRVIGHVGFTESIAALAAGLGWVLDTIEVDSPAPAFLTDSERIGDNVIVAPGTIAAVRHAARGIRDGEPLIEVAVHFGFFEDGDPVVPGDRWLIEGEEQTLEFIAPRGLDSLQSTVAVASNAITAIVDAAPGLRTMADLPVAAVASKGAHRIQSTAVA; encoded by the coding sequence ATGCGAACTGTATCGGTTGTCCTCGTGGGGCTCGGCAGCGTTGGCGTCGACGTTGGTCGGACGCTCAGCCGACGTGAGGACTGCGCCGTGGTGGGCGCGCTGGACATCCAGCCTGCACTGCATGGCCGCGGTGTCGGCGAGTTGCTCGGCGTGGGTAGCTCCAGAGGGGTCGTGGTCGGTTCAATCGACGCATTGCCGAAGGCGGACGTGGCGTTCGTCGCGACCACGTCGTTCGTCGAGCCGATCGAGCCGCTGGTCACGGACTTGCTTTCGCATGGTTACAACGTCGTGTCGATATGTGAGGAATTGGGGTATCCGGCGCACGCTCATCCCGAGTTCTCGGCGCGGGTCGACGAGGTAGCACGCGCAAACGGCCGCAGCGTGGTCGGCACCGGATGTAATCCAGGCATGTTGATGGACACCCTGCCGTTGCTGCTCAGCAGTTTGACTCAGCGCGTCGAGAGCGTGCAGATCGAGCGGGCCACCCAGATGGTGCACTACGGCCACATCCTCGGAAAGTTCGGTATCGGCCTGACCGAGTTGGAGTTCGTGCAGGCCCAGGACGAGGGGCGGGTCATCGGTCACGTCGGATTCACCGAGAGCATCGCCGCATTGGCGGCGGGACTGGGGTGGGTGCTGGACACGATCGAGGTCGACAGTCCGGCACCGGCATTTCTTACCGACAGTGAGCGGATCGGTGACAATGTCATTGTGGCGCCGGGAACAATTGCAGCGGTCCGCCATGCCGCCCGGGGGATTCGGGACGGCGAACCCCTCATCGAGGTCGCCGTCCATTTCGGCTTCTTCGAAGACGGCGATCCAGTCGTGCCCGGCGACCGGTGGCTGATCGAGGGTGAGGAGCAGACTCTCGAGTTCATCGCGCCACGTGGGCTGGACAGCCTGCAGTCGACTGTCGCGGTCGCGTCGAACGCGATCACGGCGATCGTCGACGCGGCGCCGGGCCTACGCACCATGGCCGATCTTCCGGTTGCGGCGGTCGCGTCGAAAGGTGCCCATCGAATCCAGTCCACGGCTGTGGCGTAG
- a CDS encoding APC family permease produces the protein MVDTASPHGNEHPHQSGVGDLDTGHLGRIPLVSLSLASFVPAVGMALVPLLMFETAGTAAWPSALLGALAVIFVGLSVITFARRFVSTGSLYSYVAEVFGPWARYLTAAALFVGFVLQVGGIGGIVGIFTGSFLISRGFENALDFGPQSAIILGAIVIAAIVAIRGLDTSVRVAVGLAALSIPLVLIITIASAVHTGLDLSHQFDFDGISVSGILQGVAAGTTFLVGFESCTALAAETRDARRNIPLAVMSVPVVLGVLYLLCTILQVPGLIAASSDLEAGMSAPAALALNAGLGSAVATATDLVLAVACFAALIGFVNYGARFVMTLGIDKLLPERITAVNTKFQTPHVAIIVLSVLGFADIAAVMAVTGTVTEAYYAGAPLIVYAWVAPYILITVGAIILMLRTRTKHPLILVCSALGGITMAWVYLNGVINPPAPPSDAMSWVIIVVIALVLAVFVISGRRRRPSTSAPAPIRGEEEIAL, from the coding sequence ATGGTCGATACTGCATCGCCCCATGGCAACGAGCACCCCCATCAGTCGGGAGTCGGAGATCTCGACACCGGTCATCTCGGGCGGATACCACTGGTTTCGTTGTCCCTTGCCTCGTTCGTTCCAGCGGTCGGCATGGCACTCGTACCGCTTCTGATGTTCGAGACCGCCGGCACGGCGGCGTGGCCGTCCGCCCTACTGGGTGCGCTTGCGGTGATCTTCGTCGGGCTGTCCGTGATCACCTTTGCTCGCCGATTTGTCAGCACCGGCTCGCTGTACAGCTATGTTGCCGAGGTCTTCGGACCGTGGGCCCGATATCTCACCGCAGCAGCACTCTTCGTTGGGTTCGTCCTACAGGTGGGTGGGATCGGCGGAATCGTCGGCATCTTTACCGGTAGCTTCCTCATCTCGCGGGGATTCGAGAACGCTCTCGATTTCGGCCCGCAATCGGCGATCATTCTCGGCGCGATCGTTATCGCGGCTATCGTCGCTATTCGCGGTCTGGACACGTCAGTGCGGGTTGCGGTCGGCCTCGCTGCGCTGTCGATTCCACTCGTCCTCATCATCACCATCGCGAGCGCAGTGCATACGGGACTCGACCTGTCCCACCAGTTCGACTTCGACGGCATCAGCGTCAGTGGGATCCTGCAGGGTGTGGCCGCCGGCACCACGTTCCTTGTCGGATTCGAAAGTTGCACGGCATTGGCCGCCGAAACCCGGGATGCTCGACGCAATATTCCACTTGCGGTGATGTCCGTGCCCGTGGTGCTGGGTGTCCTGTACTTGCTCTGCACCATCTTGCAAGTGCCCGGGCTCATCGCCGCTTCGTCCGATCTCGAAGCCGGAATGTCGGCGCCGGCAGCTTTGGCGCTCAATGCCGGGCTCGGATCCGCGGTCGCCACGGCAACAGACCTGGTGCTCGCCGTGGCGTGCTTCGCGGCGCTCATCGGGTTCGTCAACTACGGTGCCCGCTTCGTCATGACGCTGGGAATCGACAAGCTGCTGCCTGAACGAATCACCGCGGTGAACACCAAGTTCCAGACTCCGCATGTGGCGATCATCGTTCTGTCGGTACTCGGGTTCGCCGACATCGCCGCCGTCATGGCCGTCACCGGAACCGTGACAGAGGCGTACTACGCCGGCGCGCCACTGATCGTGTACGCATGGGTCGCCCCGTACATCCTCATCACCGTCGGCGCCATAATTCTGATGCTGCGCACCAGGACGAAACATCCCCTCATCCTCGTGTGCTCTGCACTCGGCGGCATCACGATGGCCTGGGTCTACCTCAACGGGGTGATCAATCCTCCGGCACCACCGAGCGATGCCATGTCATGGGTGATCATCGTCGTGATCGCACTCGTGCTCGCGGTCTTCGTGATTTCCGGCCGACGCCGGCGCCCCTCCACCTCCGCACCCGCCCCCATCCGAGGCGAGGAGGAAATTGCACTCTGA
- a CDS encoding Lrp/AsnC family transcriptional regulator, with protein sequence MTRLDRTDARLLIALCDAPRATGVQLASLLGMARNTVQARMSRWEEQRVLAPVDRCVSPRDLGYPLQAFVTAVVDQHRLEDVIEHLRDIAEVVEVVGISGVADLHIGVVAVDADDLYRVAGLILAVPGIERTTVAVAMRDAIPYRTRPLLERIAEEK encoded by the coding sequence ATGACAAGACTCGACCGGACCGATGCCCGCCTGCTGATCGCCCTGTGCGACGCTCCGCGGGCCACCGGGGTGCAGTTGGCGTCCCTGCTCGGCATGGCCCGGAATACCGTGCAGGCACGGATGTCTCGCTGGGAGGAACAGCGCGTGCTCGCACCCGTCGACCGCTGCGTGTCACCCCGCGATCTGGGATACCCCCTGCAGGCGTTCGTCACCGCTGTGGTCGACCAGCATCGCCTCGAGGACGTCATCGAGCACCTGCGAGACATCGCCGAGGTCGTCGAGGTGGTCGGCATCTCTGGGGTGGCAGACCTGCACATCGGTGTGGTCGCCGTCGATGCCGACGATCTGTACCGGGTCGCCGGTCTCATCCTCGCTGTGCCCGGGATCGAGCGCACCACGGTGGCCGTCGCGATGCGGGACGCCATTCCCTACCGAACCCGCCCACTGCTCGAGCGGATCGCCGAGGAGAAATGA
- a CDS encoding TetR/AcrR family transcriptional regulator, with amino-acid sequence MARLPAGQRREDYITAAVQIIAERGVHGATTRRIAERAQAPLASLHYCFHTKEELFLAIYDDMAASQMRDGFHVREGSGLGRAAAGLLRQIAAWFATEDVYAQAQLELFFWVLRQDSDLGKQVYQVHLDRLEGLLRQGLRPDDDVKLVEVLARALASVADGLVPQWLTFKDPVMRDTTVDVIAESLERLADAHRIPQTTAAG; translated from the coding sequence ATGGCACGTCTGCCGGCCGGGCAACGCCGAGAGGACTACATCACCGCGGCGGTGCAGATTATTGCCGAACGCGGTGTGCATGGCGCGACCACTCGACGCATCGCGGAACGTGCGCAGGCACCGCTTGCGAGCTTGCACTACTGCTTCCATACGAAAGAGGAGCTGTTCCTCGCCATCTACGACGATATGGCTGCGTCGCAGATGAGGGATGGTTTTCACGTACGTGAAGGCTCAGGACTCGGCCGGGCGGCGGCTGGACTTCTGCGTCAGATCGCAGCATGGTTCGCGACGGAGGACGTATACGCGCAGGCTCAATTGGAATTGTTCTTCTGGGTCTTGAGGCAAGACAGCGACCTGGGGAAGCAGGTGTATCAAGTCCATCTCGACAGGCTTGAAGGCTTGCTGCGTCAGGGGTTGAGGCCCGACGACGACGTCAAGTTGGTCGAGGTTCTGGCTCGAGCGCTCGCTTCGGTCGCAGATGGTCTGGTTCCACAATGGCTGACCTTCAAGGATCCGGTCATGCGTGACACGACTGTCGATGTCATCGCCGAATCCCTGGAACGCCTCGCCGACGCGCACCGAATCCCGCAGACGACGGCAGCCGGCTGA
- a CDS encoding acyl-CoA dehydrogenase family protein: MAVDRLLPTDEARDLIQLTRDVADKVLTPIVDEHEKSETYPEGVFATLGEAGLLSLPYPEEWGGGAQPYEVYLQVLEEIAARWAAVAVAVSVHSLACHPLMAFGTDEQKQRWLPDMLGGNTIGAYSLSEPQAGSDAAALACKAAATDDGYVVNGAKAWITHGGIADFYNLFARTGEGSKGISCFLVPKDTEGLTFGKPEEKMGLHAVPTTSAHYDDAFVPSERRIGAEGQGLQIAFSALDSGRLGIAAVAVGLAQAALDEAVAYAQERTAFGKKIIDHQGLGFLLADMAAAVDSARATYIDAARRRDAGLPYSRNASVAKLVATDAAMKVTTDAVQVLGGYGYTRDFRVERYMREAKITQIFEGTNQIQRLVISRTLAAN, translated from the coding sequence GTGGCCGTCGATCGTTTGCTGCCTACTGACGAAGCCCGTGATCTGATCCAGCTCACGCGCGACGTCGCCGACAAGGTCCTGACGCCGATCGTCGACGAGCACGAGAAGTCCGAGACCTACCCCGAGGGCGTGTTCGCCACCCTCGGCGAGGCCGGACTGCTGAGCCTGCCGTACCCGGAGGAGTGGGGCGGCGGCGCGCAGCCCTACGAGGTGTACCTGCAGGTGCTCGAGGAGATCGCCGCCCGTTGGGCCGCCGTCGCGGTCGCGGTGAGCGTCCACAGCCTCGCCTGCCACCCGTTGATGGCGTTCGGCACCGACGAGCAGAAGCAGCGGTGGCTCCCGGACATGCTCGGCGGCAACACCATCGGCGCGTACAGCCTGTCCGAGCCGCAGGCCGGATCCGACGCCGCCGCACTGGCGTGCAAGGCCGCCGCGACCGACGACGGATACGTCGTCAACGGCGCGAAGGCGTGGATCACCCACGGCGGCATCGCCGATTTCTACAACCTCTTCGCCCGCACCGGTGAGGGATCGAAGGGCATCTCCTGCTTCCTGGTCCCGAAGGACACCGAGGGGCTCACGTTCGGCAAGCCCGAGGAGAAGATGGGCCTGCACGCCGTGCCGACGACGTCCGCGCACTACGACGACGCCTTCGTGCCCTCGGAACGACGCATCGGCGCCGAGGGGCAGGGTCTGCAGATCGCTTTCAGCGCACTCGATTCCGGCCGGTTGGGCATCGCCGCGGTCGCCGTCGGTCTCGCCCAGGCCGCGCTCGACGAGGCCGTCGCCTACGCCCAGGAGCGGACCGCGTTCGGCAAGAAGATCATCGACCACCAGGGCCTCGGCTTCCTGCTCGCCGACATGGCCGCCGCCGTCGACTCCGCGCGCGCCACGTACATCGACGCCGCCCGCCGCCGCGACGCCGGACTGCCGTACTCCCGCAACGCGTCCGTCGCCAAGCTCGTCGCCACCGACGCCGCCATGAAGGTCACCACCGACGCCGTCCAGGTGCTCGGCGGCTACGGCTACACCCGCGACTTCCGCGTGGAGCGGTACATGCGCGAAGCGAAGATCACCCAGATCTTCGAGGGCACCAACCAGATTCAGCGTCTCGTCATCAGCCGCACCCTCGCCGCGAACTGA